In one Nisaea sediminum genomic region, the following are encoded:
- a CDS encoding ABC transporter substrate-binding protein has protein sequence MRPLARRAFLGSLLASAGATALPATLLARSARTITDSRGSRAFSSVPERVVSLNWALTEQLIELGVTPAGVADPEGYAQWVAYPPIPKASVDVGKRETPNLERILGLQPDLLLLGGQQANYADHAEAIAPTLHFELFSEDHDNEAAVRANFLELGTLFDRRGLAERKLAEMDAKLERLKRDIADTFPDGAPKLTIVRFIDDKRVVISGTNGLPEAAMNALGLETGYPIENSRWGIAFKPVTALAEIEDDYVMHMEPFPKGDQLFDTALWREMPFVKAGRFRTLPTLWTYGGALSIGRIAQQITKALLAGEN, from the coding sequence ATGCGCCCCCTCGCACGACGCGCTTTCCTCGGAAGCCTGCTGGCCTCCGCCGGCGCCACTGCCCTCCCGGCAACCCTCCTCGCCCGTAGCGCAAGAACGATCACGGACTCGCGCGGCTCGCGCGCCTTCTCCTCCGTCCCTGAGCGGGTCGTCTCGCTGAACTGGGCGCTCACCGAACAGCTCATCGAGCTGGGGGTCACACCAGCCGGCGTCGCCGATCCGGAAGGTTACGCCCAATGGGTCGCGTACCCGCCGATCCCGAAGGCTTCCGTCGATGTCGGCAAACGCGAAACCCCGAACCTCGAACGCATCCTCGGTCTGCAGCCGGACCTGCTGCTGTTGGGCGGCCAGCAGGCAAACTATGCCGACCATGCGGAAGCCATTGCGCCGACCCTGCATTTCGAACTTTTCAGCGAGGACCACGACAACGAAGCGGCGGTCCGCGCCAACTTCCTCGAGCTCGGCACGCTCTTCGACCGCCGGGGCCTGGCGGAGAGGAAACTGGCGGAAATGGATGCGAAGCTCGAGCGGCTGAAGCGTGACATCGCCGACACCTTTCCGGACGGCGCGCCTAAACTCACCATCGTGCGCTTCATCGACGACAAACGCGTGGTAATTTCCGGCACCAACGGACTGCCGGAAGCGGCGATGAACGCGCTCGGTCTGGAGACCGGGTATCCGATCGAGAATTCCCGCTGGGGCATCGCCTTCAAGCCGGTCACCGCGCTGGCGGAAATCGAGGACGACTACGTGATGCATATGGAACCCTTCCCGAAGGGCGATCAGCTGTTTGACACCGCGCTCTGGCGGGAGATGCCCTTCGTGAAGGCGGGACGGTTCCGCACCCTGCCGACACTCTGGACCTATGGCGGGGCGCTCTCGATCGGCCGCATCGCCCAGCAGATCACGAAAGCCCTGCTGGCCGGCGAGAACTGA
- a CDS encoding siderophore-interacting protein: MQSEISVEIGNAGVWLEDHVRHLATHDLHPVARHRDRAVFETSYGKIRLAADADRLSVRIDSPDEDGLTVLQGSVSEYLIAHDPALAKGIVWSGTAPAPGRPKNLREMTIVRTRALCDWLLRMTLKGKDLTPFTERGLHVRLMLPRDPARPEIVWPTIETSGAIRFPAGKDELTVRVYTVREISPERGEVEIDIVRHAGGLFSDWAESARPGDRIGMIGPGGGHFPAGGWLAIGGDDTAVPAIMRILEARSGTDGGHAIIGLRPHQDPLAVSLPDGFTLDWVPIDDLPAALKAATAARGADQTGWFAGEAEQAKEIREHFKTALGLAPERRYSAVYWRRDETAKSQ; the protein is encoded by the coding sequence ATGCAGTCAGAAATATCCGTGGAAATCGGAAATGCCGGGGTTTGGCTGGAAGACCATGTCCGTCATCTTGCGACGCATGATCTCCATCCTGTTGCGCGGCACCGGGACCGGGCCGTCTTCGAGACCTCGTACGGAAAGATCCGACTCGCCGCTGACGCGGACCGGCTCAGTGTTCGGATCGACTCCCCGGACGAGGACGGCCTGACCGTGCTGCAGGGCTCCGTTTCGGAATATCTGATCGCCCACGACCCGGCCCTGGCGAAAGGCATCGTCTGGAGCGGAACGGCACCGGCGCCGGGGCGGCCGAAGAACCTGCGGGAAATGACGATCGTCCGCACGAGGGCGCTCTGCGATTGGCTGCTGCGCATGACCCTCAAAGGAAAGGACCTCACGCCGTTCACCGAGCGTGGATTGCATGTCCGCCTCATGCTGCCGCGGGATCCGGCACGCCCCGAGATCGTCTGGCCGACAATCGAGACCTCCGGCGCCATCCGGTTTCCGGCCGGAAAGGACGAACTGACCGTCCGCGTTTACACGGTCCGCGAGATTTCCCCAGAGCGGGGCGAGGTCGAGATCGACATCGTGCGCCATGCCGGCGGCCTCTTCTCGGACTGGGCCGAGTCTGCGCGGCCGGGCGACCGGATCGGCATGATTGGACCGGGTGGCGGCCATTTCCCGGCCGGCGGATGGCTTGCGATCGGCGGAGACGACACCGCCGTTCCCGCGATCATGCGGATCCTCGAAGCCCGATCCGGCACCGATGGAGGTCATGCAATCATCGGATTGCGGCCGCATCAGGACCCCCTCGCTGTCTCCCTGCCGGACGGGTTCACCCTCGACTGGGTCCCGATTGACGATCTGCCCGCCGCGCTGAAAGCGGCGACGGCGGCGCGTGGCGCGGACCAGACCGGCTGGTTTGCCGGCGAGGCAGAACAGGCGAAAGAGATTCGCGAACATTTCAAAACCGCGCTCGGCCTCGCGCCGGAGCGCAGGTACAGCGCCGTCTACTGGCGGCGCGACGAAACCGCCAAATCCCAATGA
- the fhuB gene encoding Fe(3+)-hydroxamate ABC transporter permease FhuB, whose protein sequence is MRPYLVVLALLVGGSSLHLAAGYPAGLTAATMLDGSGLPGILFWSSELPRIAMALLVGAALGLAGSTMQEITRNPLGSPSTLGTIAGAWLALMVATVFWPDFAARYGVWICLLGGLGVTALVLTVSGLARMDGIVVIVVGMATNLFLGGAALILALLNGDTIQAVFVWSAGDLTQTGWADARWLAPQIAAGAILLLALARPLSIMRLGQDAAKARGLAVLPLVIALLGLAVWLTAASIAVVGAIGFIGLIAPNVIRLLGVRAVVPSLLLGALVGAASLALTDAIPVALNDWSRTLIPSGSSAALIGAPVLILVAFRQLRPEAAGGFHMAWGLERSPRLLIPALCAAALAAVALAIGFGASPDGPVWIGDQSERIRGMILALRWPSVVAAAGAGALLATIGVILQRLLRNPLASPDVLGVTAGATFVAVGGVVFFGLPATQIAIPSAALGAFAVLILLSFLWQRSETPPAILILTGIALAALLDAMIQFAMARAGEEAYDLLAWKTGATSLVSAHGAATLCATAIAIFGLTFALRRWLTLLSLGAGMAAARGVGVIPARRILLALVATGAGSVVAWVGPISFIGLLAPHAATMLGARRAGQQLVAATALGTILLVAAEVTGRFVAYPNQLPAGIVAALIGGGYLFALLLISIIRRRGL, encoded by the coding sequence ATGCGGCCGTATCTCGTCGTCCTGGCCTTGCTGGTCGGGGGATCCTCTCTGCATCTCGCCGCCGGTTATCCTGCCGGACTGACAGCCGCCACGATGCTGGATGGCAGCGGCCTGCCCGGCATCCTGTTCTGGAGCTCCGAGCTGCCCCGCATCGCAATGGCGCTCCTCGTCGGCGCCGCGCTCGGTCTTGCCGGCAGCACCATGCAGGAGATCACCCGCAACCCGCTCGGCTCGCCCTCGACCCTCGGCACCATCGCCGGCGCCTGGCTTGCCCTGATGGTCGCGACCGTGTTCTGGCCCGATTTCGCGGCCCGTTACGGTGTCTGGATTTGCCTCTTGGGCGGTCTCGGGGTGACGGCGCTGGTCCTCACCGTATCCGGGCTCGCGCGGATGGATGGGATCGTCGTCATCGTCGTGGGCATGGCGACCAACCTGTTTCTCGGCGGTGCGGCCCTGATCCTTGCGCTGCTCAACGGCGATACCATACAGGCAGTGTTCGTATGGTCCGCCGGGGACCTGACGCAGACCGGTTGGGCCGACGCGCGATGGTTGGCGCCGCAGATCGCCGCCGGGGCTATCCTCCTGCTCGCCCTCGCCCGACCACTCTCCATCATGCGGCTGGGCCAGGACGCCGCCAAGGCCCGCGGCCTCGCCGTGCTGCCGCTGGTGATCGCCCTGCTCGGCCTTGCGGTCTGGCTGACCGCCGCCTCGATCGCGGTAGTCGGCGCCATCGGCTTCATCGGCCTGATAGCGCCAAACGTGATCCGCCTGCTCGGCGTCCGGGCGGTCGTGCCCTCACTGTTGCTCGGCGCCCTCGTCGGCGCAGCGAGCCTCGCTCTGACCGATGCCATCCCGGTCGCCCTGAACGACTGGTCGCGCACCCTGATCCCAAGCGGGTCCAGCGCGGCGCTGATCGGGGCGCCGGTTTTGATCCTGGTCGCCTTCAGGCAACTCAGGCCGGAAGCAGCGGGCGGTTTCCACATGGCATGGGGGCTGGAGCGCTCCCCGCGCCTGCTCATTCCGGCGCTTTGCGCAGCCGCGCTCGCTGCCGTCGCCCTCGCCATCGGCTTTGGCGCCTCGCCCGACGGCCCCGTCTGGATCGGAGACCAGTCGGAACGGATCCGCGGGATGATCCTCGCCTTGCGCTGGCCGAGCGTGGTCGCGGCTGCCGGAGCGGGCGCCCTGCTCGCCACCATCGGTGTCATCCTGCAGCGGCTGCTGCGCAATCCGCTCGCCAGTCCCGACGTGCTCGGCGTCACTGCGGGCGCGACATTCGTCGCGGTCGGTGGGGTCGTGTTTTTCGGACTTCCGGCCACCCAGATCGCGATCCCGAGCGCTGCGCTCGGCGCTTTCGCGGTGCTGATCCTTTTGTCCTTCCTCTGGCAGCGGAGCGAAACCCCGCCGGCGATCCTGATCCTGACCGGCATCGCCCTCGCGGCCCTGCTCGACGCGATGATCCAGTTCGCAATGGCACGGGCCGGCGAGGAAGCCTACGACTTGCTGGCATGGAAGACCGGGGCGACCTCCCTGGTCTCGGCCCATGGCGCCGCAACGCTGTGCGCGACCGCCATCGCCATCTTCGGCCTCACATTTGCGCTACGGCGCTGGCTGACCTTGCTTTCCCTCGGAGCGGGCATGGCGGCGGCGCGGGGCGTCGGCGTGATCCCCGCCCGGCGCATTCTGCTGGCGCTCGTCGCGACGGGAGCCGGCAGCGTTGTCGCCTGGGTCGGCCCGATCTCCTTCATCGGCCTTCTGGCGCCGCACGCGGCGACCATGCTCGGGGCGCGGCGGGCGGGCCAGCAGCTCGTCGCCGCCACTGCACTCGGCACGATCCTTCTGGTGGCCGCCGAGGTTACAGGCCGGTTCGTCGCCTATCCGAACCAGCTTCCGGCAGGCATCGTCGCCGCGCTGATCGGCGGCGGCTATCTGTTCGCTCTGCTCCTGATTTCCATCATCCGGCGGCGCGGCCTCTGA
- a CDS encoding ABC transporter ATP-binding protein, whose amino-acid sequence MFRISDLTVTYGGRTVLDLERLHIAPGRFTVILGQNGSGKSTLMKILARQQRAGSGQVLLEDKPIEQYGQSEFARTVAYLSQNLPEAPGLDTRALCTLGRYPWRGPFARWRREDDQIVQKCLRAMNVEHFADTLVDHLSGGERQRGWIAMALAQDASCVLLDEPVSALDTAHQVEVVSHLARQNAETGIGVVAILHDINLAARYADDIVALKQGRLAFRGSPEELLDGSLLRELFGHPFSITRHPRDDRLVALSD is encoded by the coding sequence ATGTTCAGGATCAGCGACCTCACGGTCACTTACGGGGGACGGACCGTCCTCGATCTCGAACGGCTTCACATCGCTCCGGGCCGGTTCACCGTCATCCTCGGACAGAATGGCTCCGGCAAGTCCACCCTAATGAAAATCCTGGCGCGCCAACAGCGTGCCGGGAGCGGGCAGGTCCTTCTCGAGGACAAGCCGATTGAGCAGTACGGACAGTCGGAGTTCGCCCGCACGGTCGCCTATCTGTCACAGAACCTTCCGGAGGCCCCCGGGCTCGACACCCGGGCGCTCTGCACCCTCGGGCGCTACCCCTGGCGCGGCCCTTTCGCCCGCTGGCGACGGGAGGACGACCAAATCGTTCAGAAATGCCTGAGGGCAATGAATGTCGAGCATTTCGCCGATACGCTCGTCGACCATCTTTCCGGCGGCGAGCGACAGCGCGGGTGGATCGCCATGGCGCTGGCGCAGGACGCGAGCTGCGTCCTGCTCGACGAGCCGGTCTCCGCGCTCGATACCGCTCACCAGGTGGAGGTCGTCAGTCATCTCGCCCGGCAGAACGCGGAAACCGGGATCGGCGTGGTCGCCATCCTGCACGACATCAATCTCGCCGCACGCTATGCCGACGACATCGTGGCCCTGAAGCAGGGTCGCCTCGCCTTTCGAGGATCGCCGGAAGAGCTGCTTGACGGCTCCCTTCTGCGCGAATTGTTCGGCCATCCCTTTTCCATTACGCGGCATCCGCGCGACGACCGTCTCGTTGCGCTCAGCGACTGA
- a CDS encoding TonB-dependent receptor translates to MNKLLLLALTATTALTAATALAQDKPNAGASATLDKITVTSATRTETPVEETTVSVTVVTREEIEEQSSVNTPVGQILAKTVPGFGQATENLTEYGQTLRGRNFLTLIDGVPQTNTLNNNYRALNSISSSAIERIEVVRGATAAYGFGAPGGLVNIITRKPEDGEVNYTAAAGFRFQPEDVGESASYTTNLGASGRTGHIDYLLNGNFDKAGSSFTADGERRPPDSYGTQGGTDDITSYNFLGKLGVEREDHRLEFSANYYDYTQDSDWAGLVGGGSVTNNTSATPSRGNLNTRKPGIENLTLNATYSNIDVLGSAVSLQGYYNNNTTTFTRTEFLNTVYNQYETESSKFGSRLTIDTPIEASPLPLNLIWGVDYIHDKTVVNDIDAPSTVPDYTMNGYAPFAQLQADLTSDLKITGGVRYEIIDVDIPTHVNELGNNVNGGTVDYREPLFNISASYQLLDGLGVFGGYSEGFQLGDLGRYLYDSNFTDVSQLSSEGQKTKSYELGFRIEHAGFMVQPTVFYNESNNGVTYDRNLNIQLAPEKVYGVEVAASYALHEKVDIGGTFTWLEGRYDANGDGGYDTDLGSDRIAPAKITTYVEARPWDFGSLRLQTLYSGTRNPDSDQFSGLQTIDNYFLVDLLGRFQVGPGTLSFGIENIFNESYVPVLQQSYSVQSYAYDDYYYVKGPGRTVALAYSVKF, encoded by the coding sequence ATGAACAAGCTGCTTCTGCTCGCGTTGACCGCCACGACGGCCCTGACGGCTGCGACGGCACTGGCGCAGGACAAGCCCAACGCCGGTGCGTCGGCGACGCTCGACAAGATCACCGTGACGTCGGCGACCCGGACCGAAACCCCGGTCGAGGAAACAACGGTCTCCGTCACCGTCGTCACCCGCGAAGAAATCGAGGAACAGAGTTCCGTCAACACACCGGTCGGCCAGATCCTCGCCAAGACGGTTCCCGGCTTCGGCCAGGCGACGGAAAACCTGACGGAATACGGCCAGACCCTGCGCGGACGTAACTTTCTCACCCTGATCGATGGCGTGCCGCAGACCAATACCCTGAACAACAACTACCGCGCGCTGAACAGCATCAGCTCGAGCGCGATCGAAAGGATCGAAGTGGTACGCGGCGCGACCGCCGCCTACGGCTTCGGCGCACCGGGCGGCCTCGTCAACATCATCACCAGGAAACCGGAGGACGGTGAGGTCAATTACACCGCCGCCGCCGGTTTCCGTTTCCAGCCGGAAGATGTCGGCGAGTCCGCGAGCTACACGACCAATCTCGGCGCATCGGGCCGCACCGGTCACATCGACTATCTACTGAACGGGAACTTCGACAAGGCCGGCAGCAGCTTCACCGCCGACGGAGAACGCCGCCCGCCGGACAGCTACGGCACCCAGGGCGGCACCGACGACATCACCTCCTACAACTTCCTCGGCAAGCTCGGAGTCGAGCGCGAGGATCACCGGCTCGAATTCAGCGCCAACTACTACGACTACACCCAGGACAGCGACTGGGCCGGCCTGGTCGGCGGCGGCAGCGTCACGAACAACACCAGCGCGACACCATCCCGGGGCAACCTCAACACCAGGAAGCCCGGGATCGAAAATCTCACGCTGAACGCGACCTACAGCAATATCGACGTGCTGGGCAGCGCGGTCAGCCTGCAGGGCTATTACAACAACAACACCACGACCTTCACCCGGACCGAGTTCCTGAACACCGTCTATAACCAGTACGAGACCGAATCCTCGAAATTCGGCTCCCGGCTGACCATCGACACGCCGATCGAAGCCTCCCCGCTACCGCTGAACCTGATCTGGGGCGTCGACTACATCCACGACAAAACCGTGGTAAACGACATCGACGCACCCTCGACGGTGCCCGACTACACGATGAACGGCTACGCGCCCTTCGCGCAGCTCCAGGCCGACCTGACCTCCGATCTCAAGATCACCGGCGGCGTCCGCTACGAGATCATCGACGTTGATATCCCGACCCACGTCAATGAACTCGGCAACAATGTGAACGGCGGCACGGTCGATTACCGCGAGCCGCTGTTCAACATCAGCGCGTCTTATCAGCTGCTCGACGGTCTCGGCGTGTTCGGCGGCTATTCGGAAGGCTTCCAGCTCGGAGATCTGGGGCGCTATCTCTACGACTCGAACTTCACCGACGTCTCCCAGCTCTCCTCCGAAGGCCAGAAGACCAAAAGCTACGAGCTCGGCTTCCGCATCGAGCATGCCGGCTTCATGGTCCAGCCGACCGTGTTCTACAACGAGTCCAACAACGGCGTGACCTACGACCGGAACCTGAACATCCAGCTCGCGCCGGAGAAGGTCTACGGCGTCGAGGTGGCGGCGTCCTACGCGCTGCATGAGAAAGTCGATATCGGCGGCACCTTCACCTGGCTCGAAGGCCGCTACGACGCCAACGGCGACGGCGGTTACGATACCGACCTCGGCTCCGACCGAATCGCGCCGGCCAAGATCACGACCTATGTCGAGGCGCGTCCCTGGGACTTCGGCTCGCTGCGCCTGCAGACGCTCTATTCCGGCACCCGCAACCCGGACAGCGACCAGTTCTCCGGCCTGCAGACCATCGACAACTATTTCCTCGTCGACCTGCTCGGCCGCTTCCAGGTCGGCCCCGGCACCCTCAGCTTCGGGATCGAGAACATCTTCAACGAGAGCTACGTGCCGGTGCTGCAGCAGTCCTACTCGGTGCAGTCCTACGCCTATGACGACTACTACTACGTCAAGGGACCGGGGCGGACGGTCGCGCTGGCCTACAGCGTCAAGTTCTGA
- a CDS encoding bifunctional sugar phosphate isomerase/epimerase/4-hydroxyphenylpyruvate dioxygenase family protein — MKTSIATVSISGDFEEKLAAIAAAGFDGIEIFENDFLAFDGSPREAGQLVRDSGLEITLFQPFRDFEGMPEPQRSRTFDRAERKFDLMGELGADLVLICSNISPLSLGGIDRAAADFAELGERAAKRGIRIGYEALAWGRHVSDHRDAWEIVRRADHPNVGLILDSFHTLGKGLSPESIRSIPGDRIFFVQLADAPKVDMDLFHWSRHYRNMPGEGDLDVTGFMRAVCATGYDGVVSLEIFNDQFRGGSPRTIAVDGHRSLLYLMDQVKRAEPGIAIQVPDMPARVKASGIEFIEFAADEGEAEDLAAMLRRLGFRRAGRHIAKDVMLWRQGGINIVINTEREGFAHSSYLVHGTTVCDIGLKVEDAGATVERAKALGATPFEQPVGPGELKIPAIRGVGGGLIHFLDGKSDLARVWEIEFKPEVDEAAAGDVGLTAIDHIAQTMNYEEMLTWLLFYTSIFETRKTPMVDVVDPAGLVRSQAIENAEGSLRITLNGAENSRTLAGHFISESFGSAVQHIAFRTDDIFETAESLRKTGFVPLAISPNYYDDLEARFGLAPDLLDRLKKANILYDRDDRGEYFQLYSPNYGDGFFFEIVERRNGCAGYGAANAQFRITAQKRALSTGVTAASV; from the coding sequence ATGAAGACATCCATCGCCACGGTCTCGATCTCGGGAGATTTCGAGGAAAAGCTGGCAGCCATCGCCGCCGCCGGATTCGACGGGATCGAGATCTTCGAGAACGATTTCCTCGCTTTCGACGGCTCGCCGCGCGAGGCCGGACAGTTGGTCCGCGACAGCGGCCTCGAGATCACCCTCTTCCAGCCGTTCCGCGACTTCGAGGGGATGCCCGAGCCGCAGCGCAGCCGCACCTTCGACCGGGCCGAGCGCAAGTTCGACCTGATGGGAGAACTCGGTGCGGACCTCGTGCTGATCTGCTCCAACATCTCCCCGCTCTCGCTCGGCGGGATCGACCGGGCGGCGGCGGATTTCGCCGAACTCGGCGAGCGCGCGGCGAAGCGCGGGATCCGCATCGGCTACGAAGCGCTGGCCTGGGGCCGCCATGTCAGCGACCACAGGGACGCTTGGGAGATCGTGCGTCGGGCCGACCATCCGAATGTCGGCCTGATCCTCGATTCCTTCCACACGCTCGGAAAGGGCCTCAGCCCGGAATCGATCCGTTCGATCCCCGGCGACCGGATCTTCTTCGTACAGCTCGCCGACGCGCCGAAAGTGGACATGGACCTGTTCCATTGGAGCCGCCATTACCGGAACATGCCCGGCGAAGGCGATCTCGACGTGACCGGCTTCATGCGTGCGGTCTGCGCGACCGGATATGACGGCGTGGTCTCGCTGGAGATCTTCAACGACCAGTTCCGCGGCGGCTCGCCCCGCACCATCGCCGTCGACGGCCATCGCTCCCTGCTCTACCTGATGGACCAGGTGAAACGCGCCGAGCCGGGCATCGCGATCCAGGTCCCGGACATGCCGGCCCGGGTCAAGGCATCAGGCATCGAGTTCATTGAGTTCGCAGCCGATGAGGGCGAGGCCGAGGATCTCGCTGCGATGCTCCGGCGCCTCGGTTTCCGGCGCGCCGGGCGGCATATCGCGAAGGACGTGATGCTCTGGCGCCAGGGCGGAATCAATATCGTCATCAATACCGAGCGCGAGGGCTTCGCCCATTCCTCCTATCTCGTGCACGGCACGACGGTCTGCGATATCGGCCTCAAGGTCGAGGATGCGGGCGCGACCGTGGAGAGGGCGAAGGCACTCGGAGCAACGCCGTTCGAGCAGCCGGTCGGCCCCGGCGAGCTGAAGATCCCCGCGATCCGCGGGGTCGGCGGCGGCCTCATTCATTTCCTCGACGGCAAGAGCGATCTCGCCCGTGTCTGGGAGATCGAGTTCAAGCCGGAAGTGGATGAAGCAGCGGCTGGTGACGTCGGGCTCACCGCGATCGACCACATAGCCCAGACGATGAACTACGAGGAGATGCTGACCTGGCTGCTCTTCTACACCTCGATCTTCGAAACCCGTAAGACGCCTATGGTCGATGTCGTCGATCCTGCCGGTCTCGTCCGCAGCCAGGCCATCGAGAATGCGGAGGGTTCGCTTCGCATCACCCTCAACGGCGCCGAGAACAGCCGGACGCTGGCCGGGCACTTCATTTCAGAGAGCTTTGGCTCGGCCGTGCAGCACATCGCCTTCCGCACGGATGACATTTTCGAGACCGCAGAGAGCCTGCGAAAAACCGGCTTCGTGCCGCTCGCCATTTCGCCGAACTATTATGACGATCTGGAAGCCCGCTTCGGTCTCGCCCCGGACCTGCTCGACCGTCTGAAAAAGGCGAACATCCTCTACGACCGGGACGATCGGGGAGAGTATTTCCAGCTCTACAGCCCGAATTACGGCGACGGTTTCTTCTTCGAGATCGTCGAACGGCGAAACGGCTGTGCGGGATATGGCGCCGCAAACGCGCAGTTCCGGATCACGGCCCAGAAGCGGGCCTTGAGCACTGGCGTGACCGCCGCATCCGTGTAA
- the sbmA gene encoding peptide antibiotic transporter SbmA encodes MFRSFFLTREWAIWAWVGMAIIFGGTWYQVQLDVQINEWFGGFYDMVQKALAEPNSITIGEFYRFLLTFGQIAGIYIFVAVMLGFFTKHWVFRWRQAMNNFYMSNWQHLRHIEGASQRVQEDTRRFATIMETLGSSLLDSLMTLVAFLPILWGLSKQIKVVPFFGEVEHALVYVAILFALFGTAVLAAVGVKLPGLEFNNQKVEAAYRKELVYGEDHEERADPPTVRELFQNVRRNYFRLFFHYMYFDVAKWSYLQFGVLVPYIALAPTIVAAGITLGVMQQIVRAFGRVESSFQFLVRSWGTIVELISVYKRLRAFEAQIGTMRPVPQPEAAD; translated from the coding sequence ATGTTTCGATCCTTTTTTCTGACCCGCGAATGGGCGATCTGGGCGTGGGTTGGCATGGCGATCATTTTTGGCGGCACCTGGTATCAGGTTCAGCTGGACGTGCAGATCAACGAGTGGTTCGGCGGCTTCTACGACATGGTGCAGAAGGCGCTGGCCGAGCCGAACAGCATCACAATCGGAGAGTTCTACAGATTTCTGCTCACATTCGGGCAGATCGCGGGCATTTATATCTTTGTCGCCGTGATGCTCGGATTCTTCACCAAGCATTGGGTGTTCCGATGGCGTCAGGCGATGAACAATTTCTACATGAGCAATTGGCAGCATCTGCGCCACATCGAGGGCGCAAGCCAGCGCGTCCAGGAAGATACCCGCCGCTTTGCCACAATCATGGAGACCCTCGGCAGCAGCCTGCTCGACTCTTTGATGACGCTGGTCGCGTTCCTGCCGATCCTCTGGGGCCTCTCGAAGCAGATCAAGGTGGTGCCCTTCTTCGGTGAAGTCGAGCACGCGCTGGTCTATGTCGCCATTCTCTTCGCGCTCTTCGGCACCGCGGTTCTGGCGGCGGTCGGGGTGAAGTTGCCGGGCCTCGAATTCAACAACCAGAAGGTCGAAGCCGCCTACCGCAAGGAACTGGTCTATGGCGAGGATCATGAGGAGCGCGCCGACCCGCCGACGGTCCGCGAGCTTTTCCAGAACGTGCGGCGGAACTATTTCCGGCTGTTCTTCCACTACATGTATTTCGACGTCGCGAAGTGGAGCTATCTGCAGTTCGGCGTCCTGGTGCCCTATATCGCCCTGGCGCCGACCATCGTCGCGGCGGGCATCACCCTCGGTGTCATGCAGCAGATCGTCCGCGCCTTCGGCCGGGTCGAGTCCTCGTTCCAGTTCTTGGTCCGGAGCTGGGGCACGATCGTCGAGCTGATCTCGGTCTACAAGCGTCTGCGGGCTTTCGAGGCGCAGATCGGCACCATGCGACCGGTTCCGCAACCGGAGGCGGCGGACTGA